The following are encoded in a window of Harmonia axyridis chromosome 7, icHarAxyr1.1, whole genome shotgun sequence genomic DNA:
- the LOC123685012 gene encoding guanylate cyclase soluble subunit beta-1 isoform X2: protein MEGQFLVRQIYEDELTYNLVSSAVKILGIPADTILELFGKMFFEFCQDSGYDKILQVLGATPRDFLQNLDALHDHLGTLYPGMKAPSFRCTEGPEDGDLLLHYYSDRPGLEHIVIGIVKTVASKLHGTEVSVEIIKTKEESDHVQFLIKETSGTGMIQRAEINETKLLSLEPKVGVATFCKVFPFHIMFNRDLKITQTGTTIARIIPKAESGDCLLTDILEAVRPHLDLTFENILSHINTIYVLKTLPGAMESDAPPEYRQLRLKGQMLYIPETDIVIFLCYPSVVNLDDLTRRGLYISDIPLHDATRDLVLMSEQFEADYKLTRNLEFLTDKLQQTYRELDSEKKKTDRLLYSVLPISVANELRHKRPVPAMRYESVTLLFSGIVGFSALCAANTDAKGVMKIVEMLNELYTYFDTLTDPKRNPNIYKVETVGDKYMAVSGLPEPCPTHARNIANLALDMMDSVKKVILDDEAVKITIGIHSGEVVTGVIGHRMPRYCLFGNTVNLTSRTETTGCPGRINVSEEAYRFLCQEDNFDEEFVFEHRGPVSMKGKSEPMEVYFLTRA from the exons ATGGAAGGCCAGTTCTTGGTACGGCAAATATATGAAGATGAGCTCACTTACAATTTGGTGTCATCTGCGGTGAAAATTCTAG GTATACCAGCTGACACCATTCTAGAATTATTTGGCAAGATGTTCTTCGAATTCTGTCAAGATTCTGGCTACGACAAAATTTTGCAAGTGTTAGGAGCAACTCCACGAGATTTTCTTCAG AACTTGGACGCTCTTCACGATCACCTGGGTACCCTCTATCCCGGCATGAAGGCTCCTTCCTTTAGGTGTACAGAAGGGCCGGAAGATGGCGATCTCTTACTGCATTACTATTCGGACAGGCCCGGACTAGAACATATTGTAATAGGAATAGTAAAG ACGGTGGCTAGTAAATTGCATGGCACAGAAGTTTCCGTTGAAATTATTAAGACAAAAGAGGAGTCCGATCACGTGCAGTTCTTGATCAAGGAAACGTCCGGTACCGGAATGATCCAAAGAGCGGAAATAAACGAAACCAAACTTCTGTCTCTAG AACCTAAGGTTGGAGTTGCAACGTTCTGCAAGGTGTTCCCTTTCCATATAATGTTCAACAGAGATCTGAAGATAACCCAAACAGGAACAACTATAGCTAGAATTATTCCCAAAGCTGAATCTGGAGACTGCTTGTTAACTGATATATTGGAAGCT GTGAGGCCTCATCTAGATTTGACATTCGAAAACATTCTCTCTCACATCAACACAATTTATGTCTTGAAAACCCTTCCTGGAGCTATGGAATCAGATGCTCCCCCAGAGTACAGACAGCTAAGGTTGAAAGGTCAGATGCTCTACATACCAGAAACcgatattgttatttttctttGTTACCCCAGTGTTGTTAATCTGGATGATCTTACAAG AAGAGGTTTGTATATCAGCGATATACCATTGCACGATGCAACCAGAGACTTGGTTTTGATGTCTGAACAGTTCGAGGCAGATTATAAACTGACGAGGAATCTGGAATTCCTGACTGATAAACTTCAGCAAACTTACAGGGAGCTTGATAGTGAGAAGAAAAAGACAGACCG ATTGCTGTATTCTGTGCTCCCAATCAGTGTAGCCAACGAACTACGCCACAAGAGACCAGTACCAGCCATGAGATATGAAAGTGTAACACTTCTGTTTTCCGGAATCGTGGGTTTCTCAGCTCTATGCGCCGCTAACACAGACGCTAAAGGAGTAATGAAGATAGTGGAGATGCTGAACGAGCTCTACACTTATTTTGACACACTCACTGATCCAAAACGGAATCCTAACATTTACAAG GTGGAGACTGTTGGTGATAAGTATATGGCTGTCAGTGGTCTTCCCGAACCTTGCCCAACGCATGCACGCAATATTGCAAATTTGGCCTTGGACATGATGGACTCCGTCAAGAAGGTCATTCTGGATGATGAAGCAGTG AAAATAACCATTGGCATACATTCCGGAGAGGTAGTGACAGGAGTAATCGGACACAGGATGCCAAGATATTGTCTATTTGGCAACACTGTGAATCTGACTAGCAGGACTGAAACCACTGGGTGTCCTGGAAGAATTAACGTTTCTGAAGAGGCTTACAG GTTTCTTTGCCAAGAGGACAATTTTGACGAAGAATTCGTGTTTGAACATAGAGGACCAGTTTCTATGAAGGGAAAATCTGAACCAATGGAGGTTTATTTCTTGACAAGAGCTTAA
- the LOC123685012 gene encoding guanylate cyclase soluble subunit beta-1 isoform X1 — MYGFVNYALELLVIKSFGDEAWETIKKDADIQMEGQFLVRQIYEDELTYNLVSSAVKILGIPADTILELFGKMFFEFCQDSGYDKILQVLGATPRDFLQNLDALHDHLGTLYPGMKAPSFRCTEGPEDGDLLLHYYSDRPGLEHIVIGIVKTVASKLHGTEVSVEIIKTKEESDHVQFLIKETSGTGMIQRAEINETKLLSLEPKVGVATFCKVFPFHIMFNRDLKITQTGTTIARIIPKAESGDCLLTDILEAVRPHLDLTFENILSHINTIYVLKTLPGAMESDAPPEYRQLRLKGQMLYIPETDIVIFLCYPSVVNLDDLTRRGLYISDIPLHDATRDLVLMSEQFEADYKLTRNLEFLTDKLQQTYRELDSEKKKTDRLLYSVLPISVANELRHKRPVPAMRYESVTLLFSGIVGFSALCAANTDAKGVMKIVEMLNELYTYFDTLTDPKRNPNIYKVETVGDKYMAVSGLPEPCPTHARNIANLALDMMDSVKKVILDDEAVKITIGIHSGEVVTGVIGHRMPRYCLFGNTVNLTSRTETTGCPGRINVSEEAYRFLCQEDNFDEEFVFEHRGPVSMKGKSEPMEVYFLTRA, encoded by the exons ATG TATGGGTTTGTGAATTACGCTTTGGAGCTTTTGGTGATCAAATCTTTCGGTGACGAAGCTTGGGAAACTATCAA gAAAGATGCTGACATCCAGATGGAAGGCCAGTTCTTGGTACGGCAAATATATGAAGATGAGCTCACTTACAATTTGGTGTCATCTGCGGTGAAAATTCTAG GTATACCAGCTGACACCATTCTAGAATTATTTGGCAAGATGTTCTTCGAATTCTGTCAAGATTCTGGCTACGACAAAATTTTGCAAGTGTTAGGAGCAACTCCACGAGATTTTCTTCAG AACTTGGACGCTCTTCACGATCACCTGGGTACCCTCTATCCCGGCATGAAGGCTCCTTCCTTTAGGTGTACAGAAGGGCCGGAAGATGGCGATCTCTTACTGCATTACTATTCGGACAGGCCCGGACTAGAACATATTGTAATAGGAATAGTAAAG ACGGTGGCTAGTAAATTGCATGGCACAGAAGTTTCCGTTGAAATTATTAAGACAAAAGAGGAGTCCGATCACGTGCAGTTCTTGATCAAGGAAACGTCCGGTACCGGAATGATCCAAAGAGCGGAAATAAACGAAACCAAACTTCTGTCTCTAG AACCTAAGGTTGGAGTTGCAACGTTCTGCAAGGTGTTCCCTTTCCATATAATGTTCAACAGAGATCTGAAGATAACCCAAACAGGAACAACTATAGCTAGAATTATTCCCAAAGCTGAATCTGGAGACTGCTTGTTAACTGATATATTGGAAGCT GTGAGGCCTCATCTAGATTTGACATTCGAAAACATTCTCTCTCACATCAACACAATTTATGTCTTGAAAACCCTTCCTGGAGCTATGGAATCAGATGCTCCCCCAGAGTACAGACAGCTAAGGTTGAAAGGTCAGATGCTCTACATACCAGAAACcgatattgttatttttctttGTTACCCCAGTGTTGTTAATCTGGATGATCTTACAAG AAGAGGTTTGTATATCAGCGATATACCATTGCACGATGCAACCAGAGACTTGGTTTTGATGTCTGAACAGTTCGAGGCAGATTATAAACTGACGAGGAATCTGGAATTCCTGACTGATAAACTTCAGCAAACTTACAGGGAGCTTGATAGTGAGAAGAAAAAGACAGACCG ATTGCTGTATTCTGTGCTCCCAATCAGTGTAGCCAACGAACTACGCCACAAGAGACCAGTACCAGCCATGAGATATGAAAGTGTAACACTTCTGTTTTCCGGAATCGTGGGTTTCTCAGCTCTATGCGCCGCTAACACAGACGCTAAAGGAGTAATGAAGATAGTGGAGATGCTGAACGAGCTCTACACTTATTTTGACACACTCACTGATCCAAAACGGAATCCTAACATTTACAAG GTGGAGACTGTTGGTGATAAGTATATGGCTGTCAGTGGTCTTCCCGAACCTTGCCCAACGCATGCACGCAATATTGCAAATTTGGCCTTGGACATGATGGACTCCGTCAAGAAGGTCATTCTGGATGATGAAGCAGTG AAAATAACCATTGGCATACATTCCGGAGAGGTAGTGACAGGAGTAATCGGACACAGGATGCCAAGATATTGTCTATTTGGCAACACTGTGAATCTGACTAGCAGGACTGAAACCACTGGGTGTCCTGGAAGAATTAACGTTTCTGAAGAGGCTTACAG GTTTCTTTGCCAAGAGGACAATTTTGACGAAGAATTCGTGTTTGAACATAGAGGACCAGTTTCTATGAAGGGAAAATCTGAACCAATGGAGGTTTATTTCTTGACAAGAGCTTAA